ATTCCCAGCTGTAAAGTcagggcagggggtgggaggaggatgaAATTGTTGTCTGAATCTGCCCTCCGAAAGCCGCGCCAGATGAACTCTTGAACCATTCCAGATGTTGATCCCCTGAAGGGCTATTGGGGGGAAAAACACCTCTGGACTAACAAGCAGCCAGCGCCTTCCAATGCCCCGCTCCCAATCTGCATTCTGCGCAAGCTCTGTCCCTGTCAGGGCTGTGTGAGATGGTCAGTGGGTCAACGGCGCTTTcttgtggctggctggctgacaaAAGATGGCAGCCGAGAACCGCGCTCCGGTGCCTGCCTTCCGGCCGGGAGATGATACCACTGCTCCAAACATCTCTGCAAACAGCGCTGGCAACTGTGAACAGCTATGCTCCCCCCCCTGCAACAAGTACACCTTTCAGCCGCATGAGCTGTTGGGTTGATGCGATGCAACCAAATGGGAAGCAAGCAACTCAACATGCCTTTCCCCCAGACTCTCAAACTCAGCGTGCTTTGGGTACCCTATGAATTCCAGATAAAGCCCTCAGCCCGGCATCCTTCTTCAAAGACCTGACTCCCGCCAAGCCCTGGGCCAGCATGTCTGGGATAACAGGAATCCATTTTCAGGGCCTTCACGGAGGACGGAGCAAGTTTCTTTTCTccggctccggagggtaggacctgaaccaacggattcaaattgcaaggaaggagattccgactgagccccacaggtggtggactctcccttccttgaaggttttttgAAGAAAGGtttgatggccacctgtcagttgagattcctgcattgcagggagtcggGACTAGACTCTCGGGGTCTCTTCCGACTCTACGACTCTCGATTCCCGGACTGAAGAACAGTTCAATTAACACGACCTCAAAAGTCTGCTGCTTACAGATCCTGTCTTTCAGAGAGGGAGCAACTGCGAATGAAGCGTACAGCTGTCTAGAGTgacagaattgttgagttggaaagaGACCACcaagatcatctagcccaaccccatgcaatccaggggtcctttggcccaatgtggggcttgagtctcatgctttactacTGTCCTTCCAGACACCTTATTAGACACCTCTCTCAATGCAACTGGGAGAGGTGGTGCAAGCGCAGAAACCCTCTAAGGCCGCTTGACAAACCCCCTGCTTTTAAGACCTGCCTGAGACGCGGCAAAACCGGCCGGTGGAGAAAGGGGCTGTCGGCCGCAGTCCGGGACAAAACCTGCCAACTAGGTCTCTGGGCCTGTTCACTGCCTTTTATTTGCAAGCACAACAAGGGCCActgcctctccccctgccctgatgCCACCAAAAGACCTTTAAAGGAGCACATCTGACCCCTTTCCGCAGCTATGCAAAGGAAGAAGGGTCTGTACGCACAGGACCTATTAGAAGAAGCAGATCCTAGCCAAAAGACCTTTAAAGGAGCATTTCGGACCCCTTTCCGCAGCTATGCAAAGGAAGAAGGGTCTGTACGCGCAGGACCTATTAGAAGAAGCAGATCCTAGCCAAAAGACCTTTAAAGGAGCACTTCGGACCCCTTTCCGCAGCTATGCAAAGGAAGAAGGGTCTGTAGCCACAGGACCTATTAGAAGAAGCAGATCCTAGCCACCGGACATTCTGGAAGACGCTCCccctcttaaaaaacaaaacacaacaacccCTATCTGCACTCTGAAAAGAATGGGGCTGTCTTATCTCAaaggttccagttacagataggtagccgtgttggtctgccatagtcaaaacaaaaaaaattccttccagtagcaccttaaagaccaactaagttagttcttggtatgagctttcgtgtgcatgcacacaattcttcagatacctgaagaatatATACCTTtgtaatctgaagaagtgtgcatgcacacgaaagctcataccaagaactaacttagttggtctttaaggtgctactggaaggatttttttttgttttatctcaAAGGATCATCTTTAACACACTCGGAAAAAGAATCCTGATAATGGTTTTTCTGTCTCTGGTTTTTCTGTGGGGAGGAAGGCGGGGGGCCGCTGGTTGATCCTAAAAGCGACTTCAGAGTTTGGGGTTTTTCCACCCCCCCCTCAACTGCCTGAACCAGTGATAGCGCCAGcttgatctttaaaaaaaaaaaaaatgaggaaaaAACAGCAAAACACAGCACAACACCACAACCAGCCTCTCAATGCAGCCAGGAAAAATCTCAGCAATGCAATATGGGacactggaaaatgaagtcaaatCAAACCCAGAACACAACCAAACCTCACCATACCGGGTTGGGTCAACTGCGCGAAGCGTAACAAAGCTAACTTTCAACATTACCCGCAGTGTTTGGCTGAaaccttcaccccccccccccccgcctccggcACAGGCTGTCACTGAAAAAAGGGCAGAgcaggttgttgcttttttttaaagacttgacTGCAGGCTCGCCTAAAACCCCTCGCTTGCTttcaagggagggagaggaggaagggcatGCAAACCTAGCTGCTCTGAAAGCTTGTAAGGCAGAAAGCAAAGAGGTCAAACATAGgatttgcatttgtgtgtgtgtgtgctttgaagaggaaaaaaaataattagtTGGCAATGGAGGGCAGCAGCAATTCTGACCTGACCATGCTGCTTGAACCCTGCCATCTGTGTGCGCTGGGAAGTGCCCATCACTCAGGGGGTCCTGGTGGGCTCCTTTTCCTTTCAGGAGCTGGTTTTGGCCACCCTTATTCTGCCCTCAACCCCCCTAAGAGCCACACTAGGTCACCGAGCGGGGGCTAGATCCAGCCACCTGCTGTTGCTCAGGGGTGCAGCCACACCAACGTGGCCCGGCGGCGAGAGCAGCTCTCAATTTCCACAGGTTCCCTTTCTCGCTCGAGTCCCGGAGAGAGAGGGCAGGTCGACCCGGCCCAGTGTGCAAATGGAAGCATTTTAAAATCCAAACCCGAGCGGAGGCGGGCCGAGTCCCCGCCCCAGCCCCTGCGGGAGGGGGCTCGCGATGCCGCCCCCACCGTCTTCAGTGGAGCTCGATGAAGGCCTCCAGCTCTTCGGGGATGAATCCTTTGTAGGGGATCTTGTGCTTGTCGAGGGCGCGGGCGGCAAGGCACTGCAACGTGATGTAGTTGAAGGGTTGCATCATGGCTTTGGTGAGCAGCTTCTCGTCCAGGAGCTCGTAGGCCGTCTGCTTGAAGGCGTTGGTGGCGTCCATGTGCGCCCCGGCCTCTATGAGGGCGCTCATGATGAGCGGGCAGTTGTTGCGCGCGGCCACGTGCAGAGGGGTGTTGTTGTCGTAGTCGCGGCCGTCAGGGTCGGCCCCGCACTCCAGGAGGAGGTTGACCACGTGGAGGGAGGGGAACTTCCCCACTGGGTAGCGGCCGACGGAGGTGGTGTCCTTGTCCACCGCCATGTGCAGCGGCGTGAAGCCGTTCTTGCCCCGCGGATTGCACTTCAGGAGGCGGTAGATGGTCTGCCGCTTCTGGTGCTCCTGTTCCGGGGCGCACTCCACCTTCTCCAGAAGGAAGACCAGGTGCAGGATGATGGCCAGGGCTTTGGTGAACTGGGCGCAGTCCGCCACCGGGTCCTTGCGGTGCAGAAGTGCCCGCTCCACCTCGCGCACCCCTTTGCTCAGCACGCCCATGAGGTCGGGGAAGCCCAGCTGTGTGGCCAGGGTGCCCTTCGAGCGGTCCTGCAGCACATAGGAGAAAAGCTCGGCGAAGGAGAGGAAGCTGCTGGCCGTCATGGGGCTCAGCGGCTCCAGGTTGCCCTGCTGCATCTCCAGCGCATACTTCCACAAGTTGATGCAGCGCTCGAAGTTCCCCGAGTCGGCGTAGACGGCCCCCCGGTAGCGGATGTAGTAGGAGGTGTCTGGGTGCGAGGGGCCGAGGACGCGCTCGCGGATCAAAAGGGCCTGCATCCGCATTTCGTCCGGGTCGATCACCAACGTCTCCAGCTCCTCCGCCGTGCTCACCTCCCGCGAGTAGTCATAGGCCAGCACCAACTGGCGAGGCTCCGGTTTGGCCAGGTACTGCCCGCCCTGGTGGCGAAGGCCCATCGCCCTCCGCCAGTGCTTGTAGGCCCCCAGCAGGTCGCGCTTCTTGTCCACAAAGGTGGCTCCCAGGAGCTCCAGTGCTTCCACGGCTGCCTCCCGCGTGCAGTAAACTTGGGGACGGCCGTCGCCGGCAGCAGAACACCCATCACCGTCTTTGGCCTGGCTGCCGTCGTGCTCACCTatggcagcctcctcctcctccaacgcTCCCTCTATAAAGTATTCGACGATGTTGGTGTGGCCAGTCACGCTGGCGGCCAGCAGTGGGGTCATGCCATACCCATCCTTCTCCATCCTTGCCCCGGAGGCCAGCAGCAGCCGCAGGATCTCCAGGCTCCCAGACTCGGCGCAGTCGTGCAGGGCCGTGTTCCCCTTGACGCTGCGGCGGTTGACGTCCGCCCCCCTCTGCAGGAGGTAGCGGGCGATCTCCGTGTGGCCCTTGTAGCACGAGATCATCAGGCAGGTGTGGCCGTGGCGGTTGGCCACCTCCAGGTCGGCCCCCCTCTCGCCCACCAGGTAGCGCACGATCTCCAGGTGCCCATCGAAGCAGGCCGCCCGCAGTGGCGTCGAGTTGGTGAGCGTGGTCTGGTTGACGTTGGCCCCCCGCTCCAGCAGGCTGCGAGCCACGTCCAGGTGGCCGGCGGCCGACGCGGCCCAAAGCGGAGGGGCTCCCTCGATGGTCTCGCCGTCAAAGCTGACCGAGCCGCCCGCCTCCACCCGGGCGCCGCAGTGGTCCAGGAGGTACTCGACCACCTCGCGGTGGCCGTGGCGCGAGGCGATCAGCAACGGCGTGCCCCCGGACCCTTCTCCGCCGCCGGGGCCGGCCGTCAGCTCCTCCAGCTCCTCTCGGCTCCGGGTTCCCAGCAGCTTCTGCAGCAGCTTCAGCTTGCCTTCGCGGGCGGCGTTGTAGACGGCCAAGCGGAGGTCCATGGCTCTGGCCAGGGGGGCTGCCCACTCCCCATGAGCTGGCAGGGGGCTCCGCTTGCGCAGCCCCACAGCACCTGTTCCAATAGGTGAGGGGGCTCAGGGCATGGGGGGGCTTTCCTTCCTCTGGGTGCCCCTGGGCAGCAAGGcttggggaggggtggggtggtaaCCTAGCAACCAAGCCTTCCTCCCCAgcgcctctctcctccctccacagctGCAACCTTCAGTCTATTCCTGCCCCCGGCGCCATCTTGAGTATATTCAGGGGGATatatgggtgggagggagggagggggggaaggaaaacaCCACCCCAAAATGGCTGGCCGCAGAAATGCATGCCGGTAGTCGTAGTCCTGCGCTATGGGTTTCCAGGAGGCGCGCCTGCGCAGGAAGACTACGACCCCCAGGCGGCTTTAGAGGCGGGATGTGGCCGGCCGCCGCGCGGTGGCTCCTGGGAAGCGGAGTCCGCGGCGGACTACAGCCCTGGAGCGTCGCGGAGGGCGAGGGACTCCATTTCCCAGAAGGCAGAGCGGGAATGGAGCGAGGGAAGCAAAGGTttctgggaaggggaggggagggggttgcGGGTAAGGGGGCTTGCTCATGAGTAAACCTGCTTAGGAAGAGGCAGCACcctgagcaaactacagttcccagggagcaaGTCCCTGGCAAACTACatttctcctggggggggggtggagccagGACTGTTTAATGCGGTGTGAtaactgctttaaatatgctGTGCAGACTGGGGGTCTTTTAAGGCGTATCTTTGCACTGGGGGagcaaaaatacacattttgctgAGTTTATCCATTTggagtggttttgtgtgtgtgtgtgtgtgtgtgtgtgtgtgtgtgtgtgtatctcaacaGGTagataaacaacaagaagaacagctCAGtgtgtagagcatgagacccttaatctcagggccttGGGTTCGAGTCTCACACTggccaaaggattcctgcattgccccttccaactctacaatttggtGACATGATTCTCAGCCGTTTCAAACTGTTCTTAATGTTGCAATGTGCCCCGGGGTGGgtaataaaatatattataaataaattgGATTACTGTCATAAATAAACGGGATTACTGTCCCCCCCCACACTGGTGTGTGCATATTTTCATGGTGGGTGCTAGTAAAGAACCAGAAACCCAGGCtggcagtggggtgtgtgtgtgatggaggaGTGGTGCAACGAccagaaaagcttcacctgccacTCCACCTGTCCGTCATTCTGCTCTTGGACACAGAGTGGTGAGAACTCCAGCCATAGAGggttgtgtgtggtgggggtaaggaaaagggacccctgaccattaggtccagtcgtggccgactcgggggttgtggcgctcatcttgctttactggcagacggagccggcgtacagcttccgggtcatgtggccagcatgactaagccgcttctggcgaaccagagcagagcacggaaacgccgtttacctttccaccggagtggtacctatttatctacttgcactttgtgcttttgaactgctaggttggcaggagcagggactgaccaacgggagctcaccccgttgcggggattcgaaccgccgaccttctaatcagcaagccctaggctcagtggtttagaccccagcacCACCCAGTCCTGAAGAACAAATGATTTGCGGCTTTGAAGCGGGAGATTGGAACGTACCATGTTGCTATGGTACCCAGATACACTCTGACATTTTCTTTGAAGTACCCATTAGCCAGGGACAAGTGGCAACATCCCTTCATTGTGTTGCATTTGtggatctctctccctctcttttgccTGCAAGCAGATCTGGCTGATGATGTTCTCCCAATGTTCTTTAGGAGCATTTTGATTtactgggggctgggggctggtgAGCCAGGAGGGAGTAGGGACCAAGTTCCACCAGACACAGGTTGCCACACCAGGGGGAGAATCCAGCTTCTTAAGACTCTTCTGGAGAGGTAGCAAATCTCCGTCGTCTTCTAACGCTCAGCTGAGGAAGCTTCTTTCAGTTTTTTAATCGGAAGATTTTCGACCTGCTCTTCAGGGCCCTCACCCCACTCCCAAATGTGTCCCAGAGTGGCTTGCAGTGatgagtaccatatttttcgctctataacacgcacccgaccataacacgcacatagtttttagaggaggaaaacaagaaaaaaaatattctaaacgaaacagtggatgtatgatttttgtggttcatgctgtggccacagacatgtgatctgacagtgagtttggagtagcccaatgcaaaaatcctgaggatccatgtggatccgtgctttgtaaccatgtttttgcaccactgcggccccaggcaacagtgggtgcgtgatttttttggtgcaagatgtagccatggacatgctatgtgatctgatggtgaatttggggtgacccagtacaaaaatcctgaggatccatgtggatcagtgctttgtaaccacgttttaagtggggagggaaggaaaagcactcaagggacaaggagcgcgtgtggggtgtgtggagaagtatgctgctaataatgaagaagagggggttaaggggagaaggctcccctcctctcccgctttgctcctttaaagcaagcaggctctctgtccctctctcctccccactcagcggctcttctcccgctttgctgtttcaaagcgagccacggaggagggaaggaaggggaaccatggatcctctgctcacgactgcagcagatcccccccgccacccataggcattccctccataacacgcacagacatttccccttactttctaggaggaaaaaagtgagtgttatggtgcaaaaaataccaTAATAAGCTGCCTGCAttctcaggcttacaatctaaaagacacggcacaaaaggaaaagcggctgggaaggagaaggggggaaagcaagctTCGACTAAAGCTCTCAGCTGCATGGTCCTTCTAAGCGTTCTTTCCTCTGGGAGTGGGGAAGGAAGCCCTCTGCAAATGCTTCCATGGGGCCCAGTAGGTTCCCTCCTTTTTGGGAGGCAGGGGGTCCAGCCTCCCCAGAGCTCATGATGGGGGCTGCCTTTCAAGTCTGCAGCCCCCTAGGCAACAGCTCATCACTAAGTTTTATTTCAGCTGGGGGACAGGGGTTTCTATCCCTGTCCCTTTAAATAATCTGTgcatacttgttgttgtttagtcatgtccgactcttcatgaccccctggaccagagcacgccaggcactcctgtcttccactgcctcccgcagtttggtcaaactcatgctggtagcttcgagaacactgtccaaccatctcgtcctctgtcgtccccttctccttgcgccctccatctttcccaacatcagggtcttttccagggagtcttctcttctcatgaggtggccaaagtcttggagcctcagcttcacgatctgtccttccagtgagcactcagggctgatttccttcagaatggagaggtttgatcttcttgcagtccacgggactctcaagagtctcctccagcaccagaattcaaaagcatccattcttcggccatcagccttctttatggtccagctctcacttccatacatcactactgggaaaaccatggctttaactaaacCATCTAAGTTGGAGAATATTCTTGCCTCCTTGAAAAGCAAGGTGGGAACATTCTtttatatgtggtggacctgtaaaagggtattgggaaatgatccataacgaattgaaaaaaatgtttgaaagtacttttaaaaaccagagtcctttctgttggggataattcagactgaaattcacaggtgtcaaaaaaaggttatttatgtatgccactactgcagcctgtgttttattagcccaaaaatggaaaacgagcaaggtcccaaccaaagaagaatggcaacttaaactgacggAATgcgcgcagcttgcagacttaacatatagaataagagaacaagaagaacgtatGTTTAAAGAAggctggaaaacgtttattgaatgtatgggaaataattgtgtacagctgaaagcgctggcagcattaagataaattcaacagtgtaaataagttctgTTGGATACAATGATGGAGTACTGAATTGCAGTTTccgtaaaatatgcagggatttatgacatgtaaaatgaaccatggaaagggaggaagggaagtcaaGTTCTCAGACCTTCCTGGAAATGTCTCCAagggaaacacacacagagagaaaggggtTGCAATTTGTCAGAACAGATTAAGCCAAGTCATGCCAGAAAGTCCcggaaacggactttggacatgcttgATTTAAACGGATGTCTACACGGAACGGTAAGTCCGGATTAAATAAGAAGTGGTGAACATGACTTTTAGCAACTCAACAATGCTCCTGTCACAAAGGCAACTGATTTcggtgggacacacacacacacacacacacacacacacacacacacacactgaaaagcCTCTGTTCTGCCACAAAGGCAATTGCCAATAGCATCCTTGTTTTCCCAGAATCGCAAGGTATCGCAAAGAATCTGTTGAAAGAAAACGCAGGCCAACCAAGACCCGGAGAGATACGCACAGCGCATCTCGGCGGGAACACCTGTCCTCCATTTCGTCTTCGACGTGGTAAATAAATACCGTAATTGAGGTCACGGCTATGTGGGCTAAAGGACAGTCAATCAAGTAGGAAGTGGGGCAGCAGAAGGCAGGAGAGAGAAGGCACTCGGGTCCCTCCTGCCGAGAGGCTGTGGGGTTTCGCGGGAGCCCAGCTGCAGCAGCGGAGTGTGGGATGTGCTGTTGAAAAACCCCCAAAGCACAACATCCAAGAAAGATTGGCAAAATGGCCCCCAAAAGGGGCAGCACTCTAGGGAGGGGATGTGGAAAGGTTTCGGGGGCCTGAATTCTAATAATAAGTGGGACTAAAACCAAATGTCAGGAGGGCAGACTCACAAACCATGGAGTCACAGAatcagagtgggaagggaccccaagggtcatctagtccaaccccctgcaatgcaggaatctcagctagatcatacatgacaggtgaccattccacctctgcttaaaaactgccaATGACCACCTACTTAAAAACCACCACCTCTCACAGAAGTCCGTTCTATCATGAACAGCACTCGCCATCCGaaaagttcttcccgatgtttagtcgccaaaggtaaaggtaaagggacccctgaccattaggtccagtcgtggccgactctggggttgcggtgctcatctcgctttactggccgagggagccggcgtacagcttccgggtcatgtggccagcaggactaagccgcttctggcataccagagcagcgcatggaaatgccgtttaccttcccgctggagcggtacctatttatctac
This genomic stretch from Podarcis muralis chromosome 18, rPodMur119.hap1.1, whole genome shotgun sequence harbors:
- the FEM1A gene encoding protein fem-1 homolog A, which codes for MDLRLAVYNAAREGKLKLLQKLLGTRSREELEELTAGPGGGEGSGGTPLLIASRHGHREVVEYLLDHCGARVEAGGSVSFDGETIEGAPPLWAASAAGHLDVARSLLERGANVNQTTLTNSTPLRAACFDGHLEIVRYLVGERGADLEVANRHGHTCLMISCYKGHTEIARYLLQRGADVNRRSVKGNTALHDCAESGSLEILRLLLASGARMEKDGYGMTPLLAASVTGHTNIVEYFIEGALEEEEAAIGEHDGSQAKDGDGCSAAGDGRPQVYCTREAAVEALELLGATFVDKKRDLLGAYKHWRRAMGLRHQGGQYLAKPEPRQLVLAYDYSREVSTAEELETLVIDPDEMRMQALLIRERVLGPSHPDTSYYIRYRGAVYADSGNFERCINLWKYALEMQQGNLEPLSPMTASSFLSFAELFSYVLQDRSKGTLATQLGFPDLMGVLSKGVREVERALLHRKDPVADCAQFTKALAIILHLVFLLEKVECAPEQEHQKRQTIYRLLKCNPRGKNGFTPLHMAVDKDTTSVGRYPVGKFPSLHVVNLLLECGADPDGRDYDNNTPLHVAARNNCPLIMSALIEAGAHMDATNAFKQTAYELLDEKLLTKAMMQPFNYITLQCLAARALDKHKIPYKGFIPEELEAFIELH